TCTTGCACACGACGTACGTTTCCTGGGACCAACTCACGACCGACTCGGGCCTGTAGAGGTAAACGCTTTCGAACACGGTTGCGAGGCAGCACAGTATCCCGACTGTGAACCTGGTGAACACTGTGAACACTCTCACGACCATGTCTCCACTATCGCTCAGACAGTTCAAGCTCTGAACGCGGTTACGTGACTTAATTCACAAACCTGTATCAGCTGGGCCACCATGACGACCTTCGCGCTCAACTCCTTGTGGAGCAGCTCCCTGTAACTCTTACTGTCGCCCGTGTCACAGAATATGAAGTTGCAGTTCCTCTTCAGGTTCGAATCCAGTATCTCCCCGATCTGTAACGTCATGGTTTGTGAAGATGAACGAATATTGCTGGGTGCTTCGTTTTTTCCAGCACCAGtatgtattaatagtagCTGCAGCCTTACTACCACTAAGTAAGTGCCAATTACGCAGCGTTGGTCACGCAAACTCACCAGCGTCTTGTATGATTGGCCTGTCGACAGCAGGTTTGAATAGTCGTACTCGTAGCACAGGTCCACGGTGCCTTCGCCCGGGAAGTTGCTCAGTATTGTGTGCAGCTCAAACAGGTTCTCGAACACGAACAGGTTACTCtgttcgtcttcttccGCCTCAGCCTCACTGGTCGCCTCGGCCTCCTGCGTCGCCTGTGCGTGGTTGTAAATCAGCGACCCTGCTATGCCGTAGCGCTTCAGGAGCGAGATTGCTGGGAACTGCTGCGAGCTGTTGGACGTGATCTCCAGGTAGCACCGGTAGTTCTTCGCGTTCAGGTGGTTCTTCAGGATCAGCGCCAGGTGAACCATCGTCGCGTTCGGGAACGAGTTAAGGTCCGTCAGCGCCTCCCCGTACGACGAGGACTTAACTATGCACTCCTGCGCCGTCGTCACCGGCAACCTCCTGCTGCAGTACGACCTCAGGCACATGAGCTCAAAGAGCGCGTCATTGCTgcagaagaagctgaactTGAACTCCTCTGCTTCCATGTTTCCTATGCTGAACCAGTTTTCCTTCATGTACCTCTGGTTCTTCAGGTCGTCCAGGAGACTCTCGTGCACGTCCTCGTCCAGCTTAAACTGCATTTCCAGAGGCCCCTCTTCTCTCTCCGGCTTCCCCTTCGGCCTGTTTTTCTGTATGTACTTGAGCACCTCCTTCACTGAATTGCTGTACAGGTCGTCGCTGTCCGAGCCCAGGTGCAGGTACACGTCGTTAGCCTTCTTATTGCTCCTCCTTTTCGCCTGCAGGGCCTCATACATGCTGTGGTACTCCTTTCTGTCCTGGTACTTGGCGTAGTACCTTTTTTCCACGTGTCCCAGGGAACTCGTGTCCTTGCCGGATATCAGAAACTGCCCGAACTGTGCTCTCTTAACCAGCCTCGACTCTGGACTTATTGGCCCTATCTTAAACTGCTTGATGAAGATGTTTGCGAACTCTCTCTTGTCCTTGTAGTACGGATTCTCATTCAGTGTGGTTTTATACAACGACAGTGCGTTTCTCAGGTTCCTCCACTGGTTTTCTGCAAATAACTTTGAGCAGTCCACAAATTCTGCTTTAAAGCCTGATGGCACCCACTCTCTTGGGAATATACTCATGTTGTCTGTAAAATTGTCACTCGATGCTTACGAATACCATTAAATGACAGTTATAACTAGGTACGTGGCAACACTGTTAAGTACCAATTAATTAACTACCAACAATGTTATACTctaatatgtgtgtataaactGTAACTCCAAATCTATCTTTCAAACTCACTTTTTTCATTTGAGTACTGATCGACAAATTTACAGAGAGACGATAGTAGTATTGATGTGATTCCGTTAAAGTTTAAACAGACTGCGTAAACTTCGGAATTGCTCTCTTTTGACAACAAGGGCTTGTAGacttcaatttttttaaagcACAGCGCCAACAACGTGAATATAGACAACGAACACTCCTCAAATAggttaaacattttaactaTAAAGCATCCTCCCACTCTCAACAGGCCCAGGGCGCAAACAACTCTGCATTAATTCATATAAACCTGTGAAAGCACTGTCACAGTGACCTAGTTCATACTTCTAACAACCAACTATAACATCTATGTACGGACCACTATCAGCACAACCCATAACTACCACTACTTAACTACTTATTCTAAGTTACTCTGCGAATTTAAGGGATGATGTCAGCCTCTCCTGGTTATTTGGGTCAAACTGGCAGTTGAACGAGCCGTCTGCTGTCACCAAGTCAACCTACTCGTTTTCTTTAACACGCTTCTCCTGCTTACCAGTATTGGTGTCTTAGCTTTGTTGTGCCTACTTGGTCTGCTTATATGGTCCCATATGAACTCAATATTGCCTACATCCCCCTTTCACAACTCTCACTTACATGATCTTGTTATGTTTCCTGAGTTATCACAGCCCAGTAACCAGTTCTGATACGTTTCTCTGAACAGTATATCTTCGGCCAGGACCACATTGGGGTCATTCCCTTCGTAGTATGGGTTCAGCGAGGTTGCAAACCATTTCAGGTGCCCAGAGTCTACACATAGTTTTTTCAAAGCCCATTAAGTGCATAAATTGATATGAATATAACATACAGTTTTTCGACTTTAAATTGTGGTTTAAAGCTGCCACGAAACCGCCAGGACACTCTGAAATATGAAACGACGTCAGGACCCCTCCCTCGGCCTTAAAATTAGGCTTAAGATACTCCACTAAGTTGTAAAACTCCAGGATCTCGTACAACTTTAACCAAGCATTCGTGATCAGCTCAACTCCCTGCTCGTTTTTTCCGTTTACGTTCAACTTGAGCtgtaaaatgttataaGGTATACTCATTCATATATCAATACAGGAACTCGCGCTGCGAATATATACTAACTATTTATCTCAGTAACTTCCCGTACTTCGG
The sequence above is a segment of the Theileria orientalis strain Shintoku DNA, chromosome 3, complete genome genome. Coding sequences within it:
- a CDS encoding uncharacterized protein (ribosomal RNA methyltransferase RrmJ/FtsJ domain containing protein); protein product: MYSHSGPNTSLHNNKRFVFNNNLNKLLSDAKRFPPSTNPCVKCTQKKRSCICDAINSGVGRTPRYEISELRETKSMLNDLRDSLNDVDMEKWSAHTKLLDNTSLVTKHLSELKLNVNGKNEQGVELITNAWLKLYEILEFYNLVEYLKPNFKAEGGVLTSFHISECPGGFVAALNHNLKSKNYSGHLKWFATSLNPYYEGNDPNVVLAEDILFRETYQNWLLGCDNSGNITRSCNIEFIWDHISRPSRHNKAKTPILVDLVTADGSFNCQFDPNNQERLTSSLKFAEVVCALGLLRVGGCFIVKMFNLFEECSLSIFTLLALCFKKIEVYKPLLSKESNSEVYAVCLNFNGITSILLSSLCKFVDQYSNEKNNMSIFPREWVPSGFKAEFVDCSKLFAENQWRNLRNALSLYKTTLNENPYYKDKREFANIFIKQFKIGPISPESRLVKRAQFGQFLISGKDTSSLGHVEKRYYAKYQDRKEYHSMYEALQAKRRSNKKANDVYLHLGSDSDDLYSNSVKEVLKYIQKNRPKGKPEREEGPLEMQFKLDEDVHESLLDDLKNQRYMKENWFSIGNMEAEEFKFSFFCSNDALFELMCLRSYCSRRLPVTTAQECIVKSSSYGEALTDLNSFPNATMVHLALILKNHLNAKNYRCYLEITSNSSQQFPAISLLKRYGIAGSLIYNHAQATQEAEATSEAEAEEDEQSNLFVFENLFELHTILSNFPGEGTVDLCYEYDYSNLLSTGQSYKTLIGEILDSNLKRNCNFIFCDTGDSKSYRELLHKELSAKVVMVAQLIQSLNCLSDSGDMVVRVFTVFTRFTVGILCCLATVFESVYLYRPESVVSWSQETYVVCKNYKDKDNSICRHFFQFLWEVLSSHKKNNQSLLQIIKPFHFTTIAKKLYEFNNVLLNSELYDLMNKNDVFEDYLSSSKEFISSHKLLDFLYPQKLLENKTDIQLLKLQYNNEVINTNNVKRKRVETPIESESEPEPDSPIWSSDNEDQ